The following coding sequences lie in one Hippopotamus amphibius kiboko isolate mHipAmp2 chromosome 7, mHipAmp2.hap2, whole genome shotgun sequence genomic window:
- the LOC130857653 gene encoding transcription initiation factor TFIID subunit 9B-like, with amino-acid sequence MKRAGGFEGFQTEEQWQGWGQEESSFSQEGGRRDLVGKMAPPMNVPRDALVMAQILKDMGITEYEPRVINQMLQFAFRYVTSILDDAKIYSSHAKKPNVDTDDVRLAIQCQADQSFTSPSPRDFLLDIARQKNQTPLPIIKPYAGPRLPPDRYCLTAPNYRLKSLIKKGPNQGRLVPRLSVGAVSSRPTTPTIATPQTVSVPNKVAAPVLVTSQRFTVQIPPSQSTPVKPVPATTAVQNVLLNSSVIGPQNILITTNMVSSQNTANESNPLKRKHEDDDDSGTV; translated from the exons ATGAAGAGAGCAGGTGGATTTGAAGGATTTCAGACGGAGGAGcaatggcaggggtggggacaggaagaGTCCAGCTTCAgtcaggagggaggaaggagagatcTCg TCGGCAAGATGGCGCCTCCCATGAACGTTCCGAGAGATGCCTTGGTGATGGCACAGATCCTGAAGGATATGGGAATTACGGAGTACGAACCAAGGGTTATAAATCAAATGTTGCAATTTGCTTTCCGATATGTGACATCAATCCTGGATGATGCAAAAATTTATTCAAGCCATGCTAAGAAACCTAATGTTGATACAGATGATGTGAGACTGGCAATCCAGTGTCAGGCTGACCAATCTTTTACCTCTCCTTCCCCGAGAGATTTTTTACTGGAtattgcaaggcagaaaaatcaAACCCCTTTACCAATAATTAAGCCATATGCAGGACCCAGACTGCCACCTGACAGATACTGCTTAACAGCTCCAAACTACAGGCTAAAGTCCTTAATTAAAAAGGGACCTAACCAAGGAAGACTAGTTCCACGGTTAAGTGTTGGTGCTGTTAGTAGCAGACCTACCACTCCTACTATAGCAACCCCACAAACAGTGTCTGTCCCAAATAAAGTTGCAGCTCCAGTATTAGTGACAAGCCAAAGATTTACAGTGCAGATTCCACCTTCTCAGTCCACACCTGTCAAACCAGTTCCTGCAACAACTGCAGTTCAAAATGTTCTGCTTAATTCTTCAGTGATTGGGCCCCAAAATATTCTTATTACCACCAACATGGTTTCATCACAGAACACAGCCAATGAATCAAACCCATTGAAGAGAAAAcatgaagatgatgatgacagTGGTACTGTGTAA